The DNA sequence TTGCCGACATTGCGGCACAAGCGAATTCACGTCGCGGCGCGGTGGCGGTCGACAGTGTGGTGCGGGCGACGATGGGTGATGACGTGCGGCGGCCGCCCGCCGGTGCCGACGCGCTCAGTGCCGCACTGGGTGTGCCGGTGACACGGGTGGACTCCGAGGCCGCTGCGGCCAGGGTAGGTGCGCTGACCACTCCCGGTGTCACCGCGGACATGGTGGTCGTCGATGTCGGCGGCGGCACCGTCGACGTGGTATCCGCGACGCAGCGCATCGTCCTGCCCGGTGCCGGTCAACTGCTCACGACCGCCACATCTGCGGCCCTGGGCATCTCCCGCAGCACCGCCGAATACGCCAAGCGCGCCGAGGCTCTCAGCGCGGTCACTCCACAGCTCGTCGAGGACGAGCACGGGCGCCGGCACTTCCTCGACTCCCCGATCGATGGTCGCTGCACAGGCTGGCTGCTGGCCTCGGCCGCCAACGGACTGCTGCCCTTCACCTCGCAGCTGTCCGGCTCCGAATGGCGTAACTGGCGCCTGGCGGCCAAGCGCCTCGTCATCGGCGCCAACGTGGTGCGAGGGCTGGACCGGGTGGCACCCGATGCCCGGGGTCTGGTGCTGGTCGGTGGCGGGGCCGGCGACGATGAACTCGTCCGCGCCGTCAGCGAACAGCTCGGCCTGCGGGTGACGGTCGGGCGGGGCAACGTCTGCCGCACGCTGGGCCACCGCTACGCGGTTGCGTACGGATTGGTCGCCATCGCCACCGGTGGCTGACCCGAGTGTGGGCCCTATGCACGGGTTTTCACCGATCTGCGTACATAAGGCCCACACTGGAGCCAGTACTAGAGCCGCTCGATGATGGTCACGTTGGCGGTGCCGCCACCCTCGCACATGGTCTGCAGGCCGTAGCGCCCGCCACGGCGCTCCAGCTCGTTGAGCATGGTGGTGAACAGCTTGGCGCCGGTGGCACCCAGGGGGTGGCCCAGAGCGATCGCGCCCCCGTTGGGGTTGACCTTCTCCGGATCGGCCTTGGTCTCCTTGAGCCAGGCCATCACCACCGGCGCGAACGCCTCGTTGATCTCCACGACGTCGATGTCGTCGATGGTCAGGCCGGCCTTGTCCAGCGCGTACCGGGTGGCCGGGATGGGGCCGGTCAGCATGAACACCGGGTCGTCACCGCGGGCGCTGATGTGGTGGATGCGGGCGCGCGGGGTCAGGTTGTGGTCCTTGACGGCCTGCTCGGAGGCCAGCAGCACCGCGCTGGCGCCGTCGGAGATCTGGCTGGCCATCGCCGCGGTCAGCCGGCCGCCTTCGCGCAGCGGCTTGAGGCCGGCCATCTTCTCCAGGCTGGACTCGCGGGGGCCCTCGTCGATGCGGAAGTCACCGACCGGCACGATCTCGTTGTCGAAGTGCCCGGCCTGGATTGCGGCGAAGGCCTTCTCATGACTGCCGAGCGAGAACTCCTCCATCTCCTCGCGAGACAGGCCCCACTTCTCGGCGATCATCTCGGCCCCGCGGAACTGCGAGATCTCCTGGTCGCCGTAGCGCTCCAGCCAATACTGCGACTCGTTGGTCGGCGAGGTGAAACCGAACTGCTCGGCGACGAGCATCGCCGACGAGATCGGGATCTTGCTCATGTTCTGCATGCCGCCGGCCAGGATCAGATCGGCGGTGCCTGCCATGATCGCCTGTGCGCCAAAGGAAATAGCCTGCTGGCTCGAACCGCACTGCCGGTCGACCGTCACGCCGGGCACCGCTTCTGGGAAGCCGGCGGCCAGCCAGGTGTTGCGGCCGATGTTGCCGGCCTGGGGGCCGATGGTGTCCAGGCAGCCGACGATCGCATCCTCGACGGCACCGGGGTCGACGTCCACGCGGTCGAAGATCCCGCGGAAGGCCACCACACCCAGGTCAATGGGATGAACGTGGGCCAGCGAACCGTTGCGCTTGCCGACCGCGGTGCGCACGGCGTCGATCACGTATGCCTGTGAGGCGGGGGCCATGTCGATCTCCTTACTCTGTGGCGGATATTCCGCCGAGGACGATGGAAAGGTATTGGCGGCCAACCTCTTCGGCGGTCAGCGGACCGCCGGGCTGATACCACCGCACGGACACCCAGGTGGTGTCCCTGATGAACCGGTAGACCACGTCGACGTTGATGTCGGGCCGGAAGCAACCCTGCTCGATACCTTCGTTGAGAAGGTCGTGCCACATCTTGCGCTGCTCCTTGTTGCGCACCTCGACGAACCCGAACTGCGGCAGCGACGACAGCCGCTTGGCCTCGTCCTGGTAGATCACCACTTGGGCGTGCCGGTGTTCGATCGCCTCGAACGAGGCCATGAACAGGCCCTTGAGCCGCTCCAGTGGATTGGGTTCGAACTCGACGATCTGCTGATAGCGCGCGAACAGCCAGTCCAGGAAGCCCCGCAGGACCTCCTCGACCATCTGCTCCTTGCTCTTGAAGTGGTGGTAGAGACTGCCGGACAGAATGCCCGCCGAATCGGCGATGTCGCGCACCGTGGTGGCGCGCAGGCCACGTTCGGCGAACATCGTCGCGGCGAGATCGAGAAGCTCGTCGCGACGGCTGACCGGCTGTTCTGTCATGCTCGCTGGCTCGATACCGAAATGACTTCGCCGGTCAGGTAACTGGAGTAGTCACTGGCCAGGAACGCGATCGTCGAGGCGATCTCCCACGGCTCGGCGGCGCGGCCGAACGCCTCGCCTTCCGAGAGGCGATCCAGCAGATCCGCCGAGCTGACCTTCTCCAGGAACTTGTGCCGGGCGATGCTCGGAGACACCGCGTTGATGCGCACCCCGAACTCGACGGCTTCGATCGCGCTGCACCGGGTCAGCGCCATCACGCCCGCTTTGGCCGCGGCGTAGTGCGACTGTGAGTGCTGCGCTCGCCAGCCCAGCACGCTGGCGTTGTTGACGATCACCCCGCCGTGGCCGGCTTCCCGGAAGTAGCGCAGGGCGGCCCGCGTCGCGCGCATCACCGAGGTGAGCGTGACGTTGAGAACTCGGTCCCACTCCTCGTCGGTCATGTCGACCACCGGGGTCTCACCCCCGAGTCCGGCGTTGTTCACCAGCACGTCCAGCCGGCCCATCCGGGCGGTGGTCGAGGCGATCAGCGCGTCCACCTGGGCCGTGGAGGTGACGTCGCAGACCACGCTCTCGACCCGGCCCAGGCCGAGTTCGGCGAGTTGATCGCGGGTTTCACCGAGCCGGCGTTCGTGGTGATCGGAGATCACCACGTCGGCGCCCTCGGCCAGTGCGCGGCGCGCGGTGGCCGAGCCGATGCCGGTGCCGGCCGCCGCGGTCACTACCACGACCTTTCCGGTCAGCAGACCGTGGCCGGCGACCTCCTGCGGGACCTCCGCCAATGAGCCCACTAGCCCTTCGCCTCCCGGGGTAGGCCGAGCACCCGCTCGGCGATGATGTTGCGCTGGATCTCGTTGGAGCCGCCGTAGATCGTATCGGCGCGCGAGAACAGGAACAGCCGCTGCCACTCGTCGAACTCGTCGTCCTGTTTGAGCAGCCCGAGCTTGCCCTGGATGTCCATGGCCAGCTCGCCGAGATCGCGGTGCCAGTTCGCCCACAGCAGTTTGGACACGTTATCTTGGCCGGGTTGTTCCACGTCCATGGTCGCCAACGCGTAGGAGCGCATGGTCTGCAACCCCACCCAGGCCCGGGTGAGCCGCTCGCGGATCAGCGGGTCGTCGATGGCCCCATTGGCCTTGGCCAGCTCGACAACCCCGGAAAGCTCACGGGCATAACGGATCTGCTGGCCCAGCGTCGAGACACCGCGCTCGAACGTCAGCAACCCCATGGCCACCCGCCAGCCATCGCCGGGCTCGCCTACCACCAGGCCGGCGTCGGCACGGGCATCGGTGAAGAACACCTCGTTGAACTCCGAGTCACCGGTCAGCTGAATGATCGGGCGGATCTCCACGCCGGGCTGATCCAGCGGCACCAGCAGAAACGACAGGCCGGCGTGCCGCTTGGAGCCCTTCTCGGTGCGGGCCACCACGAAACACCATTGCGCCCAGTGCGCCAGCGACGTCCACACCTTTTGGCCATTGATGAGCCAGTGGTCACCGTCCAGGACGGCTGTGGTCGCCACGTTGGCCAGATCGCTGCCGGCGCCGGGCTCGGAGTAGCCCTGTGACCACAGTTCGGTGACATCGAGGATGCGCGGCAGGAACCGCTGCTGCTGCTCGGGCGTGCCGAAGGCGATCAGGGTGGGCCCGAGCAGTTCCTCACCCAGGTGGTTGACCTTGTCGGGGGCGTCGGCCTTGGCGTACTCCTCGTAGAAGGCGACGCGGTGCGCCACCGACAGACCGCGGCCGCCGTGCTCCACCGGCCAGCCCAGACACGTCAGACCGGCGGCCGCCAGATGGCGGTTCCACGCCAGCCGTTCTTCGAAGGCTTCATGTTCGCGCCCGGGCCCGCCGAGGCCCTTGAGCGCGGCGTACTCGCCGACGAGGTTGTCGGCCAGCCACTCGCGGACCTCAGCCCGGAACTCCTCGACCGTTATCACCCCTGTAGGCTAACCTACCAAGCACTTGCTTTGTTAGCCCGGTGACGACGATTGCCGTGCGGCCCGGGTAGGCAAGACCAAAGGAGCATTGATGGAGCCCAGCGACCCGCGCACGACACCCGCGGTGCTGGACCGGATGGCCCGCGAGCTGGGCGACCGGGATGCGTTGATCACCGATGAGCGCACGCTCACCTTCGCGCAGCTGCGCGATGAGGTGCGCACGGTGGCCGCGGCGATGATCGCGCTCGGGGTGGACGCCGGCGACCGGGTGGCGATCTGGTCGCCGAACACCTGGCACTGGGTGGTCGCGTGCCTGGCCACCCATTACGCCGGTGCGGTGGTGGTTCCGCTGAACACCCGCTACACCGCTGAGGAAGCCTCCGACATCCTGGCCCGTACCCAGGCGCCGCTGTTGATCGCGATGGGCCGCTTCCTCGATACCGACCGGGTGGCCGACCTGGACCGCGCCGCGCTGCCCCACCTGCGCCACATCGTGCGGGTGCCGCTGGACACCGACGACGGCACCTGGGACGAGTTCGTGTCGGGCCCTGGCGCGTCGCCCACCGAGGTCGACGCCCGAGCGGCGGCGCTCACCGGTGACGACGTCTCGGACATCCTGTTCACCTCCGGTACCACCGGCCGCAGCAAAGGTGTGCTCAGCGCGCATCGGCAGTCGCTGGCCGCACCGGCGGCCTGGGCGGCGTGCGGTCAGCTCACCAGCGCCGACCGCTACCTGTGCATCAACCCGTTCTTCCACAACTTCGGCTACAAGGCCGCCATCCTGGCCTGCCTGCAAACCGGGGCGGCGCTGATCCCGCAGCTGACCTTCGATCCAGAACAGGCCTTCCGCATCATCGAGAAGCAGCGGGTGACGGTTCTCCCGGGACCGCCGACGATCTTCCAGACCCTGCTGGATCACCCGGCCCGCGCGAACTACGACCTGAGCTCGCTGCGGTTCGCCGTCACCGGTGCGGCCACCGTCCCGGTGGTGCTGATCGAGCGCATGCAGGCCGAGCTGGACTTCGACATCGTGCTGACCGCCTACGGGCTCACCGAGGCCACCGGCTTCGGCACGATGTGCCGTGCCGAGGACGACGCGGTGACGGTCGCCACCACGTGCGGGCGCCCGATCGCGGACTTCGAGCTGCGCATCGATTCACCGGATCAGGCTGGCGCCGGCGAAGTCCTGTTGCGGGGACCCAACGTCATGCTCGGCTACCTCGATGACCCCGCCGCCACCGCGGCCGCCATCGACCCCGACGGCTGGCTGCACACCGGGGACATCGGAACCGTCGACGCCGCAGGCAATCTGCGGATCACCGACCGGCTCAAGGACATGTACATCTGCGGCGGGTTCAACGTCTACCCCGCCGAGATCGAACAGGTACTGGCCCGCCTGGACGGTGTCGCCGACGCCGCGGTGATCGGGGTTCCCGACGAACGCCTCGGCGAGGTGGGCAGGGCGTTCATCGTTCGGCGGCCCGGCAGCGACCTCGACGAACAGACCGTCATCGACTACACGCGTAAGCACCTGGCGAATTTCAAGACACCACGATCGGTGGCCTTCCTGGCAGCACTGCCGCGAAACCCCGGCGGAAAAGTGGTCAAACCCACACTGCGAGAGATGGTTTGATGGATCTGAACTACGACGACGCCACCCGCGAGTTCCGCGACGAGGTACGCGATTTCCTGGCCGCCAACAAGGCGTCCTTCCCCACCAAGTCCTATGACACCGCCGAGGGTTTCGAGCAGCACCGGATCTGGGACCGGGTGCTGTTCGACGCCGGGTTGTCGGTGATCGCCTGGCCCAAGAAGTACGGCGGCCGAGACGCGACCCTGCTCCAATGGGTGGTCTACGAAGAGGAGTACTTCCGCGCCGGGGCGCCCGGGCGCGCCAGCGCCAACGGCACCTCCATGCTGGCGCCGACCCTGTTCGCGCACGGCACTGAAGAGCAGCTGGACCGCGTCCTGCCGAAAATGGCCAGCGGCGAAGAGATCTGGGCCCAGGCCTGGTCGGAGCCGGAGTCCGGTAGCGACCTGGCCTCACTGCGGTCCACCGCCACCAAGACCGATGGCGGCTGGCTGCTCAACGGGCAGAAGATCTGGAGCAGCCGGGCTCCCTTCGGCGACCGCGGGTTCGGGCTGTTCCGGTCGGACCCGACCGCCGAGCGTCACCGCGGACTGACCTACTTCATGTTCGACCTCAAGGCCGACGGCATCACCGTTCGCCCGATCGCGCAACTCGGGGGTGACACCGGTTTCGGGGAGATCTTCCTGGACAACGTGTTCGTGCCCGACCACGACGTTATCGGTTCGGTGCACGAAGGCTGGCGCGCGGCGATGAGCACCACCAGCAACGAGCGCGGCATGTCGCTGCGCAGCCCGGCACGCTTCCTGGCACCCGCCGAACGGCTGGTGAAAACCTGGGCAGCGCAGGGTTGCGAGCCCGCCTTCGCCGGCCGGGTGGCCGACGCGTGGATCAAGGCCCAGGCCTATCGACTGCACACCTTCGGCACCGTCACCCGACTCGCCGAGGGCGGGGAGCTGGGCGCGGAGTCGTCGGTCACCAAGGTGTTCTGGAGTGATCTGGACGTGGCGCTGCACCAGACCGCCCTGGAACTGCGCGGCCCGGACGCCGAGCTGGCCGACTCCTGGACCGACGGCCTGCTGTTCGCGTTGGGCGGCCCGATCTACGCCGGCACCAACGAGATTCAGCGCAACATCATCGCCGAGCGGATGCTCGGACTGCCCAAAGAACCCTCCGGGAAGACGACATGAAATTCGCACTCGACGAACAACAGCGCGACTTCGCGGCGAGTATCGACGCCGCGCTCGGAGCCGCCGACGTACCGGCGGCCGTGCGAGCCTGGGCCCGGGGCGACACCGCACCGGGCCGCAAGGTCTGGGCGACGCTGACCGACCTGGGTGTCACCGCCCTGACGGTGCCGGAACGCTACGACGGCATCGAGGCGCATCCGGTCGACCTGGCGGTGGCGGCCGAAGCACTCGGTCGCTGGTGCGTGCCCGGTCCACTAGCCGAATCGATTGCAGTGGCGCCGATTCTGCTCGCGACCGACGAGCGATCCGCGGCGCTGGCCGCCGGTGAGATGATCGCAACGGTGGCGCTTTCGCCCGCGGTTCCGCGGGCCGCCGACGCCGACTTCGCCGGACTGGTCCTGCTCGCCGAAGGTGGCAGTGTGCACGACGGAGCCGCTGGCGAGGCGCACGAATCGGTGGACCCGGCCCGAAAGCTGTTCGACGTCACCGCAACCGGTGTTGGGCAACAGGCCGACGTGGCCCGGGCGTTCGAGTACGGTGCGCTGTTCACCGCCGCGCAGCTGGTCGGAGCGGGCCAGGCGATGCTGGACACGTCCGTCGAGTACGCCAAGCAGCGCAGCCAGTTCGGCCGGATCATCGGCAGCTATCAGGCGATCAAGCACAAGCTGGCCGATGTGCATATCGCGCTGGAACTGGCGCGTCCGCTGGTCTACGGGGCGGCCCTGGCACTGGCCGACGGATCGCCGGACACGGCCCGCGACGTCAGCGCGGCCAAGGCTGCGGCCTCCGATGCCGCCCTGCTGGCCGCCCGCTCGTCGCTGCAGACCCACGGCGCCATCGGGTTCACCGCCGAGCACGACCTGTCACTGTGGTTGCTGCGGGTGCAGGCGCTGCACTCCGCCTGGGGCGACCCGACCACCCACAAGCGTCGAGTGCTGGAGGCACTGACATGACGTCATCAGAAGAACGGCAGATGCTGCAGGAGACCGTGGCAGCTCTGATCGACAAGCACGCCTCGTCGGCCGCGGTGCGCGCGGCGATGGAGTCTCCCCGCGGATACGACGAGTCGCTGTGGACCCTGCTCTGTGAGCAGGTCGGCGTCGCCGCTCTGGTAGTACCCGAGGAATTCGGTGGCTCCGGTGGTGAATTGGCCGACGCCGCAGTCGTTCTGGAGGAATTGGGCCGAGCCCTGGTGCCGACGCCGCTGCTGGGCACCACGCTGGCCGAACTGGCGCTGCTGGCTGCCGAGCAGCCCGACTCCGAGCTGCTCGAGCAACTCGCCGCCGGCGCGGTGATCGGCACCGTCGCATTCGACCCCGACTATGTGGTCAACGGTGACATAGCCGACGTGGTGATCGGACTGGATGGGGCGCAGTTGCAACGCTGGGCCGACGTCACCACCGAGGTGACACCGACGGTCGATCCGACCCGTAGGCTGGCGCGCGTCACCGCCGGCTCGGCCGAACCACTCGGCGAGGATCCCGGCCTGGCCGACATCGCGTCCATCCTGTTGGCGGCCGAACAGATCGGCGCCGCCACGCGCTGCCTGGAATTAACCGTCGACTACACCAAGGAGCGCGTCCAGTTCGGCAGGCCGATCGGCAGCTTCCAGGCGCTCAAGCACCGGATGGCCGACCTGTACGTCGCAGTGCAGTCCGCGCGCGCGCTGGTCGGTGATGCGATCGCCGACCCCAACCCGGTGTCGGCGGCGCTGGCCCGCCTGTCGGCCAGCGAGGCGTTCACCACGGTCGCCGGCGAAGCGATCCAGCTGCACGGCGGCATCGCGATCACCTGGGAGCACGACATCCAGCTGTACTTCAAGCGCGCACACGGCAGTGCCCAGTTGTTCGGGCCGCCACGCGACCAACTGCGCCGACTCGAATCCCAGGTGTTCTAGCCTGGTTCCATGGCGACCGGCTGTATCGAGGATCTTCCCCGGCCGATCGGCTACGTCCTCGGCGGCGGGGGCAGCCTCGGTGCGGTACAGGTCGGCATGTTGCAGGCGCTCAGCGAACGTGCCGTACCGCCAGACCTGGTGGTAGGCACGTCGGTTGGATCGATCAACGGTGCTGTGTTGGCCTCGGATCCAACCGGAGCGGCGCACCGGCTGTCGCACGCGTGGGCCCGAATGTCCCGCGACCGGGTGTTCCCCGGCGGCCTCATCGCCCAGGCGCTGCTGCTGCAGCGGGTCAAGACCCATCTCTTCCCCAACACCGGGCTAGCCGAGGTGATTGCCGAGTTCCTCGGCAGCACAGTGAACTTCAGCGATCTGAGGCTTCCGTTCGCTGCGGTCACGATGGACGTCGCCACGGCCCGACCGCACGTCCTGCGCAACGGTCCGCTACTGCCGGCATTATTGGCCAGTTCGGCGATTCCCGGCATCTATCCGCCGGTCGCCCACGATGGTCGGCGCCTGTACGACGGTGGCGTGGTGGCCAACGTGCCCCTGCGGCAAGCCGTCGCGATGGGTGCGCGCTCGCTCATCGTGCTGGACTGCTTCTTCCCCGGCCAGCTCCCGGCCTCGACCGACACCATCGCCGACATCGTGCTGTACACGGCGCTGGTCACCATGCGTTCGCAGGCGGTGGCCGAGGCCGCCCTGGTCGCCGAGACGCTGCCGGTGGTGTACCTGCCCGGCCCCTCGCCCAAGCTGGTCTCGCCGCTGGACTTCACCCACACCACCACGTTGATCGAGGATGCCTACACCTACGCGCGCCACTTCCTCGAGGAGCTGCGACTCGCGGACGGCCCCGGTTTGTACGGTCAGCGTCCACCGGAGACAGGTGTTCTAGCGTGAATCAGGTGAACAGTCGCGTCGCCTTGCGAGCAGGTATCCCGCCGTTCTACGTCATGGACGTGTGGCTGGCCGCCGCGGAGCGGCAGCGCACGCACGGCGACCTGGTGAACCTCGCGGCCGGCCAGCCCAAAGCAGGTGCCCCGGAGCCGGTACGCGCTGCGGCAGCGGCTGCGTTGGAGGCCAATCAGCTGGGCTACACCGTCGCGCTCGGCATTCCCGAGCTGCGCCGGGCGATCGCCGACTCCTATGCCGACCGCTACGGCCTCGACGTCGGCCTGGAAGACGTGGTGCTGACCACCGGGTCCTCGGGTGGGTTCCTGCTGGCATTCCTGGCCTGTTTCGACGTCGGCGACCGGGTGGCGATCGCCAGCCCCGGCTACCCCTGCTACCGCAACATCCTCTCGGCGTTGGGGTGCGAGGTGGTGGAAATCCCCTGTGGTCCCGAGACCCGGTACCAACCGACGGCGGCGATGCTCGCCGAACTCGACCCGCCGGTGGCCGGTGTTATCGTGGCCAGCCCGGCCAACCCCACCGGGACGGTCATCGAACCGGCCGAGCTGGCGGCGATCGCGACCTGGTGCGACGCAAACGGCGTGCGGCTGATCAGCGACGAGGTGTATCACGGCTTGGTCTACCCCGGTGCTCCGCAAACCTCGTGTGCCTGGCAGACCTCACGCAATGCCGTTGTCGCGAACAGCTTTTCGAAGTACTTCGCAATGACGGGCTGGCGGCTGGGCTGGCTGCTGGTACCGGAGGAGTTGCGCCGGGCAGTGGATTGCCTGACCGGCAACTTCACCATCTGCCCACCGGTGCTGCCCCAGTACGCTGCGGTAGCCGCCTTCTCGCCAGCGGCCATCGCCGAGGCCGAAGGGCACCTGCACCAGTACGCGGTCAATCGGGAGACCCTGCTCAGCGGGCTGCGCCAGCTCGGGATCACCCGGCTGGCACCGACCGACGGCGCGTTTTACGTCTACGCCGATGTCTCGGACTTCACCTCGGATTCGCTGAGCTTCTGCGAAAAGCTCTTGGCTGATACCGGTTTGGCGATCGCCCCGGGCGTCGACTTCGACACCGTCCACGGCGGCTCGTTCGTCAGGATGTCGTTCGCCGGCCCCGAGTCCGACATCGACGAGGCGCTGCGTCGGCTAGGACCCTGGCTGAGCAGTTAGCCGCCGATTCCGTTGTCGAGGCCGAGGTGCGTTCCGAAGTACCAGGGCACGCCGGCCCAGTAGGTCACCGCGAGCAGGATCGAAACGCCGAGTGTGACCAGGCACGCGGTCAGCCGCGCCC is a window from the Mycolicibacterium anyangense genome containing:
- the ipdF gene encoding (5R,7aS)-5-hydroxy-7a-methyl-1-oxo-2,3,5,6,7,7a-hexahydro-1H-indene-carboxyl-CoA reductase, whose translation is MAEVPQEVAGHGLLTGKVVVVTAAAGTGIGSATARRALAEGADVVISDHHERRLGETRDQLAELGLGRVESVVCDVTSTAQVDALIASTTARMGRLDVLVNNAGLGGETPVVDMTDEEWDRVLNVTLTSVMRATRAALRYFREAGHGGVIVNNASVLGWRAQHSQSHYAAAKAGVMALTRCSAIEAVEFGVRINAVSPSIARHKFLEKVSSADLLDRLSEGEAFGRAAEPWEIASTIAFLASDYSSYLTGEVISVSSQRA
- a CDS encoding patatin-like phospholipase family protein codes for the protein MATGCIEDLPRPIGYVLGGGGSLGAVQVGMLQALSERAVPPDLVVGTSVGSINGAVLASDPTGAAHRLSHAWARMSRDRVFPGGLIAQALLLQRVKTHLFPNTGLAEVIAEFLGSTVNFSDLRLPFAAVTMDVATARPHVLRNGPLLPALLASSAIPGIYPPVAHDGRRLYDGGVVANVPLRQAVAMGARSLIVLDCFFPGQLPASTDTIADIVLYTALVTMRSQAVAEAALVAETLPVVYLPGPSPKLVSPLDFTHTTTLIEDAYTYARHFLEELRLADGPGLYGQRPPETGVLA
- the ipdE2 gene encoding acyl-CoA dehydrogenase IpdE2, giving the protein MTSSEERQMLQETVAALIDKHASSAAVRAAMESPRGYDESLWTLLCEQVGVAALVVPEEFGGSGGELADAAVVLEELGRALVPTPLLGTTLAELALLAAEQPDSELLEQLAAGAVIGTVAFDPDYVVNGDIADVVIGLDGAQLQRWADVTTEVTPTVDPTRRLARVTAGSAEPLGEDPGLADIASILLAAEQIGAATRCLELTVDYTKERVQFGRPIGSFQALKHRMADLYVAVQSARALVGDAIADPNPVSAALARLSASEAFTTVAGEAIQLHGGIAITWEHDIQLYFKRAHGSAQLFGPPRDQLRRLESQVF
- a CDS encoding pyridoxal phosphate-dependent aminotransferase produces the protein MNSRVALRAGIPPFYVMDVWLAAAERQRTHGDLVNLAAGQPKAGAPEPVRAAAAAALEANQLGYTVALGIPELRRAIADSYADRYGLDVGLEDVVLTTGSSGGFLLAFLACFDVGDRVAIASPGYPCYRNILSALGCEVVEIPCGPETRYQPTAAMLAELDPPVAGVIVASPANPTGTVIEPAELAAIATWCDANGVRLISDEVYHGLVYPGAPQTSCAWQTSRNAVVANSFSKYFAMTGWRLGWLLVPEELRRAVDCLTGNFTICPPVLPQYAAVAAFSPAAIAEAEGHLHQYAVNRETLLSGLRQLGITRLAPTDGAFYVYADVSDFTSDSLSFCEKLLADTGLAIAPGVDFDTVHGGSFVRMSFAGPESDIDEALRRLGPWLSS
- the fadA6 gene encoding steroid 3-ketoacyl-CoA thiolase FadA6 → MAPASQAYVIDAVRTAVGKRNGSLAHVHPIDLGVVAFRGIFDRVDVDPGAVEDAIVGCLDTIGPQAGNIGRNTWLAAGFPEAVPGVTVDRQCGSSQQAISFGAQAIMAGTADLILAGGMQNMSKIPISSAMLVAEQFGFTSPTNESQYWLERYGDQEISQFRGAEMIAEKWGLSREEMEEFSLGSHEKAFAAIQAGHFDNEIVPVGDFRIDEGPRESSLEKMAGLKPLREGGRLTAAMASQISDGASAVLLASEQAVKDHNLTPRARIHHISARGDDPVFMLTGPIPATRYALDKAGLTIDDIDVVEINEAFAPVVMAWLKETKADPEKVNPNGGAIALGHPLGATGAKLFTTMLNELERRGGRYGLQTMCEGGGTANVTIIERL
- a CDS encoding acyl-CoA dehydrogenase family protein, producing MDLNYDDATREFRDEVRDFLAANKASFPTKSYDTAEGFEQHRIWDRVLFDAGLSVIAWPKKYGGRDATLLQWVVYEEEYFRAGAPGRASANGTSMLAPTLFAHGTEEQLDRVLPKMASGEEIWAQAWSEPESGSDLASLRSTATKTDGGWLLNGQKIWSSRAPFGDRGFGLFRSDPTAERHRGLTYFMFDLKADGITVRPIAQLGGDTGFGEIFLDNVFVPDHDVIGSVHEGWRAAMSTTSNERGMSLRSPARFLAPAERLVKTWAAQGCEPAFAGRVADAWIKAQAYRLHTFGTVTRLAEGGELGAESSVTKVFWSDLDVALHQTALELRGPDAELADSWTDGLLFALGGPIYAGTNEIQRNIIAERMLGLPKEPSGKTT
- a CDS encoding acyl-CoA dehydrogenase family protein is translated as MKFALDEQQRDFAASIDAALGAADVPAAVRAWARGDTAPGRKVWATLTDLGVTALTVPERYDGIEAHPVDLAVAAEALGRWCVPGPLAESIAVAPILLATDERSAALAAGEMIATVALSPAVPRAADADFAGLVLLAEGGSVHDGAAGEAHESVDPARKLFDVTATGVGQQADVARAFEYGALFTAAQLVGAGQAMLDTSVEYAKQRSQFGRIIGSYQAIKHKLADVHIALELARPLVYGAALALADGSPDTARDVSAAKAAASDAALLAARSSLQTHGAIGFTAEHDLSLWLLRVQALHSAWGDPTTHKRRVLEALT
- the ipdE1 gene encoding acyl-CoA dehydrogenase IpdE1 encodes the protein MITVEEFRAEVREWLADNLVGEYAALKGLGGPGREHEAFEERLAWNRHLAAAGLTCLGWPVEHGGRGLSVAHRVAFYEEYAKADAPDKVNHLGEELLGPTLIAFGTPEQQQRFLPRILDVTELWSQGYSEPGAGSDLANVATTAVLDGDHWLINGQKVWTSLAHWAQWCFVVARTEKGSKRHAGLSFLLVPLDQPGVEIRPIIQLTGDSEFNEVFFTDARADAGLVVGEPGDGWRVAMGLLTFERGVSTLGQQIRYARELSGVVELAKANGAIDDPLIRERLTRAWVGLQTMRSYALATMDVEQPGQDNVSKLLWANWHRDLGELAMDIQGKLGLLKQDDEFDEWQRLFLFSRADTIYGGSNEIQRNIIAERVLGLPREAKG
- the kstR2 gene encoding TetR family transcriptional regulator KstR2, with protein sequence MTEQPVSRRDELLDLAATMFAERGLRATTVRDIADSAGILSGSLYHHFKSKEQMVEEVLRGFLDWLFARYQQIVEFEPNPLERLKGLFMASFEAIEHRHAQVVIYQDEAKRLSSLPQFGFVEVRNKEQRKMWHDLLNEGIEQGCFRPDINVDVVYRFIRDTTWVSVRWYQPGGPLTAEEVGRQYLSIVLGGISATE
- the fadD3 gene encoding 3-((3aS,4S,7aS)-7a-methyl-1,5-dioxo-octahydro-1H-inden-4-yl)propanoate--CoA ligase FadD3 gives rise to the protein MEPSDPRTTPAVLDRMARELGDRDALITDERTLTFAQLRDEVRTVAAAMIALGVDAGDRVAIWSPNTWHWVVACLATHYAGAVVVPLNTRYTAEEASDILARTQAPLLIAMGRFLDTDRVADLDRAALPHLRHIVRVPLDTDDGTWDEFVSGPGASPTEVDARAAALTGDDVSDILFTSGTTGRSKGVLSAHRQSLAAPAAWAACGQLTSADRYLCINPFFHNFGYKAAILACLQTGAALIPQLTFDPEQAFRIIEKQRVTVLPGPPTIFQTLLDHPARANYDLSSLRFAVTGAATVPVVLIERMQAELDFDIVLTAYGLTEATGFGTMCRAEDDAVTVATTCGRPIADFELRIDSPDQAGAGEVLLRGPNVMLGYLDDPAATAAAIDPDGWLHTGDIGTVDAAGNLRITDRLKDMYICGGFNVYPAEIEQVLARLDGVADAAVIGVPDERLGEVGRAFIVRRPGSDLDEQTVIDYTRKHLANFKTPRSVAFLAALPRNPGGKVVKPTLREMV